A single window of Bacteroidota bacterium DNA harbors:
- a CDS encoding O-antigen ligase family protein: MFPPRIHRYIFIIGLIGLAAGMMFGTVPTSIPQFVLFGNWLLEGRWKEKWSFIKSNHLFWILSSVFLLHLAGLIFTIDLPRGIDDIRIKIPMLLLPLVFFSTSPLTKSELNLVLKFFVAGVVVSAMWCLFYNFSHELTDIRKASRFMSHIRFGLFINLAIAVLVYFFKETKSINGKSGVLILVLFLIATMFVLSLVTGLVMLTIMVGVYLLYLVLKQKTIFKVAGLSAIIILSVIAFYFFKSEWQQFNFVSTDKSNSQKSTSYSGRAYFTPDTANKHKENGYYITYNLQYDELHEQWPLRSKLPVYGKDKKGGKVIWTLIRYLSSKGLTKDSAGIASLTNEDIANIESGVTNYLYVDASPIANRLHELFWEYRDYKQGSNPSGNTLLMRMEFWKAAIYIIKRSPWIGVGTGDVQRAFDKAYYRTETKLSREWRLRSHNQFLAITVAFGVIGLVVFLFSLAYPAVALRNYLHGLYFVFLLIAVVSFFTEDTLETQSGVSFFAFFNTLFIWLASFAKKAKQ; encoded by the coding sequence GTGTTTCCTCCCCGTATCCATAGATATATTTTTATTATCGGACTTATCGGTTTAGCGGCCGGTATGATGTTTGGAACAGTTCCTACCAGTATTCCGCAATTTGTATTATTTGGTAATTGGTTGCTGGAAGGTCGCTGGAAAGAAAAATGGAGTTTTATTAAGTCGAATCACCTGTTTTGGATTTTAAGTTCTGTTTTCTTATTGCATCTAGCCGGATTAATTTTTACTATCGATTTACCAAGAGGGATTGACGATATCCGCATAAAAATTCCAATGCTTTTACTGCCTCTTGTGTTCTTTAGTACTTCGCCTTTAACAAAAAGCGAATTGAATTTAGTGTTGAAGTTTTTTGTAGCCGGTGTTGTGGTAAGCGCGATGTGGTGTTTGTTTTATAATTTCTCACACGAATTAACCGACATACGTAAAGCCTCGCGTTTTATGTCACACATTCGCTTTGGCTTATTTATCAATTTGGCCATTGCTGTGCTGGTTTATTTCTTTAAAGAGACGAAAAGTATAAATGGCAAATCAGGTGTGCTTATTCTTGTTCTTTTTTTAATTGCCACCATGTTCGTATTAAGTCTGGTTACAGGTTTGGTAATGCTTACGATTATGGTGGGAGTGTATCTGCTCTATTTAGTGTTAAAGCAAAAAACAATTTTTAAAGTAGCGGGTTTATCAGCAATCATAATACTTTCAGTCATTGCATTTTATTTTTTTAAATCCGAGTGGCAACAATTTAACTTCGTTTCAACCGATAAATCAAACTCTCAAAAAAGCACAAGTTATTCAGGCCGCGCTTATTTTACTCCCGATACTGCCAATAAGCACAAAGAAAATGGTTATTACATCACGTATAATTTGCAGTACGATGAGTTGCATGAGCAATGGCCCTTACGTAGTAAATTACCCGTATATGGAAAGGATAAAAAGGGCGGGAAAGTCATTTGGACATTAATTCGTTATTTATCCAGTAAGGGTTTAACGAAAGATTCAGCCGGAATCGCTTCCTTAACCAATGAAGATATAGCTAATATTGAAAGCGGAGTAACTAATTATTTATATGTTGATGCATCACCGATTGCAAATCGATTGCATGAATTGTTTTGGGAATACAGAGATTATAAACAAGGAAGTAATCCCTCAGGTAATACCTTGCTGATGCGGATGGAATTTTGGAAAGCGGCGATTTACATTATTAAAAGAAGTCCTTGGATTGGAGTGGGGACAGGCGATGTGCAACGTGCTTTCGATAAAGCGTATTATCGCACCGAAACAAAACTTAGTCGCGAATGGCGCTTGCGTTCACACAATCAATTTTTAGCTATTACAGTTGCCTTCGGTGTAATCGGACTTGTTGTGTTTTTATTCTCACTTGCGTATCCGGCTGTTGCTTTGAGAAATTATTTGCACGGATTATACTTTGTGTTTCTTTTAATTGCTGTTGTGTCTTTTTTTACGGAAGATACTCTCGAAACGCAATCCGGCGTGAGCTTCTTCGCATTCTTTAATACACTTTTTATTTGGCTGGCTTCCTTCGCTAAAAAAGCAAAGCAATAG